A genomic stretch from Lathyrus oleraceus cultivar Zhongwan6 chromosome 2, CAAS_Psat_ZW6_1.0, whole genome shotgun sequence includes:
- the LOC127121016 gene encoding probable O-methyltransferase 3: protein MEFQNGDDVASNLLKAQSHIWNHIFNFMNSMSLKCVVDLGIPDIIHNYGKPMSLSKLISSLPIHPSKKPCIYRLMRIMTHSGFFSQQNITENELEIEYMLTDASRLLLKENPMSVTPFVHAMLSPIMTNPWHQMSTWLKNEDSSAFETTHGRYFWDYAAHDPIFNRLFNESMASDARLVSDLLIDKCKGVFHGLESLVDVAGGTGTMAKALSKSFPQMECIVFDLPHVVDGLQGSHNLSYVGGDMFQEIPQAHAILLKWILHDWNDEECVNILKKCKESLKKKGKDGKVIIIDMVVDNENIDKSVETQLFFDMLMM, encoded by the exons ATGGAATTCCAAAATGGAGATGATGTTGCTTCCAATTTGCTCAAAGCTCAAAGCCACATATGGAATCACATTTTCAACTTCATGAATTCCATGTCACTTAAATGTGTTGTTGATTTAGGCATACCAGATATCATACACAACTATGGCAAACCCATGTCACTCTCAAAACTCATTTCTTCACTACCAATCCATCCTTCCAAAAAACCTTGCATTTATCGCTTGATGCGAATCATGACTCATTCTGGTTTTTTCTCTCAACAAAATATTACAGAGAATGAATTAGAAATTGAGTATATGTTAACGGATGCATCTAGGTTATTACTAAAGGAAAATCCAATGAGTGTCACCCCATTTGTCCACGCCATGCTCAGCCCGATTATGACAAATCCATGGCATCAAATGTCTACTTGGTTGAAAAATGAGGATTCTTCCGCATTTGAAACCACACATGGGAGGTATTTTTGGGATTATGCTGCTCATGATCCAATATTTAACCGTTTATTCAATGAGTCAATGGCAAGTGATGCTCGATTAGTGAGCGACCTGTTGATTGACAAGTGTAAGGGAGTGTTCCATGGATTGGAGTCATTGGTTGATGTTGCAGGAGGCACAGGGACCATGGCAAAGGCTCTTTCCAAATCATTCCCACAAATGGAATGCATTGTGTTTGATCTCCCACATGTTGTTGATGGCTTACAAGGAAGCCATAACCTAAGCTATGTTGGTGGAGATATGTTTCAAGAAATTCCTCAAGCACATGCCATTTTGTTGAAG TGGATATTGCATGACTGGAATGACGAGGAATGTGTGAATATATTGAAGAAATGCAAGGAATCATTGAAGAAGAAAGGTAAAGATGGGAAGGTCATTATCATAGATATGGTGGTTGACAATGAAAACATCGATAAATCAGTTGAAACCCAACTCTTTTTTGATATGTTGATGATGTAA
- the LOC127121011 gene encoding probable O-methyltransferase 3 produces MEFQNGDDVASNLLKAQSHIWNHIFNFMNSMSLKCVVDLGIPDIIHNYGKPMSLSKLISSLPIHPSKKPCIYRLMRIMTHSGFFSQQNITENELEIEYMLTDASRLLLKENPMSVTPFVHAMLSPIMTNPWHQMSTWLKNEDSSAFETTHGRYFWDYAAHDPIFNRLFNESMASDARLVSDLLIDKCKGVFHGLESLVDVAGGTGTMAKALSKSFPQMECIVFDLPHVVDGLQGSHNLSYVGGDMFQEIPQAHAILLKWILHDWNDEECVNILKKCKESLKKKGKDGKVIIIDMVVDNENIDKSVETQLFFDMLMMVILTGKERNKKEWVKLILSAGFSDYKITPILGLRSMIEIYP; encoded by the exons ATGGAATTCCAAAATGGAGATGATGTTGCTTCCAATTTGCTCAAAGCTCAAAGCCACATATGGAATCACATTTTCAACTTCATGAATTCCATGTCACTTAAATGTGTTGTTGATTTAGGCATACCAGATATCATACACAACTATGGCAAACCCATGTCACTCTCAAAACTCATTTCTTCACTACCAATCCATCCTTCCAAAAAACCTTGCATTTATCGCTTGATGCGAATCATGACTCATTCTGGTTTTTTCTCTCAACAAAATATTACAGAGAATGAATTAGAAATTGAGTATATGTTAACGGATGCATCTAGGTTATTACTAAAGGAAAATCCAATGAGTGTCACCCCATTTGTCCACGCCATGCTCAGCCCGATTATGACAAATCCATGGCATCAAATGTCTACTTGGTTGAAAAATGAGGATTCTTCCGCATTTGAAACCACACATGGGAGGTATTTTTGGGATTATGCTGCTCATGATCCAATATTTAACCGTTTATTCAATGAGTCAATGGCAAGTGATGCTCGATTAGTGAGCGACCTGTTGATTGACAAGTGTAAGGGAGTGTTCCATGGATTGGAGTCATTGGTTGATGTTGCAGGAGGCACAGGGACCATGGCAAAGGCTCTTTCCAAATCATTCCCACAAATGGAATGCATTGTGTTTGATCTCCCACATGTTGTTGATGGCTTACAAGGAAGCCATAACCTAAGCTATGTTGGTGGAGATATGTTTCAAGAAATTCCTCAAGCACATGCCATTTTGTTGAAG TGGATATTGCATGACTGGAATGACGAGGAATGTGTGAATATATTGAAGAAATGCAAGGAATCATTGAAGAAGAAAGGTAAAGATGGGAAGGTCATTATCATAGATATGGTGGTTGACAATGAAAACATCGATAAATCAGTTGAAACCCAACTCTTTTTTGATATGTTGATGATGGTAATACTCACAGGAAAAGAGAGAAATAAGAAAGAATGGGTTAAGTTGATTTTATCTGCCGGTTTCAGTGACTATAAAATAACCCCGATTTTAGGCTTAAGGTCCATGATTGAGATATATCCTTAA